One Sphingomicrobium sp. XHP0239 DNA segment encodes these proteins:
- the mfd gene encoding transcription-repair coupling factor, protein MSEKLPKIVNADKALTLGSVPAGYLPWLASDLARTAGDKGGRAWLIASDEAAARAVVETAPLFAPEVEVVTLPAWDCLPYDRASPALKVMADRMGALARLARAPKKPQLVVTTANAAAQRMLCPDRIKGLVRRFEEGSEIEREALIQLLQANGYARVDSVHDAGEYAVRGAIVDLYPAGLASGVRLDFFGDEIETMRAFDPTDQRSTGRVDGFTLMPASEALLDEESIKRFRSRYREKFGANATSDPLYEAVSDGRRLGGMEHWLPLFEETLADLTDYVGTDDVVLRDANCDAAVGSRLEAVEDYFQNRRRIEAKEAGSYRPLKPEALYLSDDDWSRRKAELPVHLATPFPAPDSDAVIDMGVAGPRDFAPERAQGTNVYEAVADHVSKLTKDGKTVVLASYSKGARERLDGLIEDHGIKSRRMADSWQEALGKKAPALMVLPLDHGFTTDTVAVLSEQDMLGDRLVRRRKKRKSADAFLAELSAMTPGDLVVHEEHGIAKYNGLTTIDVGGSPHDCVALEYSGEDKLYVPVENIDILSRYGGADEAVSLDRLGGEAWQRRKAKMKERIREIAGKLIKVAAERALREGEAAQPDSAFPQFVDRFPYEETDDQERAIEEVLEDLGSGKPMDRLVCGDVGFGKTEVALRAAFVSAMAGNQVAVIAPTTILARQHFQNFVERFQGFPIKIGRISRLVSPAEVKDTKERLANGDLDIVIGTHALLGKTVKFKKLGLVVVDEEQHFGVTHKEKLKALKSDVHVLTLTATPIPRTLQMAMTGLRDLSVIMTPPVDRLAVRTYVMPRDPVVIREALLREHYRGGQSFYVAPRIADLPDIEEFLREEVPEIKFLVAHGQMSPTEVEERMSAFYDRKYDVLLSTTIVESGLDIPSANTLIVHRADRFGLAQLYQLRGRVGRSKTRAYAYLTTPEPHLVSESSEKRLQVLANLDSLGAGFQLASHDLDLRGAGNLLGDEQSGHIKEVGFELYQSMLEEAIVQLKADGGASGAGEALNPQINVAAPILIPEDYVSDLDLRMGLYRRLGDLESRADIDEFAAELIDRFGKLPEETQNLLEVIEIKVNCRKARIAKMDIGAKGAVVTFASDGFPDVPGLITYIEKLKGQAKLRPDGKLVLSRNWPGEHDRIHGALQLSRGLGRVVAAGRKKAKTPEPA, encoded by the coding sequence ATGAGCGAGAAACTGCCCAAGATCGTGAATGCCGACAAGGCGCTGACGCTAGGCAGCGTGCCGGCGGGCTATCTGCCGTGGCTCGCGAGCGATCTTGCGCGGACGGCGGGCGACAAGGGTGGCCGTGCGTGGCTGATTGCGTCGGACGAGGCGGCGGCGCGCGCGGTGGTCGAGACCGCTCCGTTGTTCGCGCCCGAAGTCGAGGTGGTGACGCTGCCCGCGTGGGATTGCCTTCCCTATGACAGGGCGAGCCCGGCATTGAAGGTCATGGCCGACCGAATGGGCGCGCTGGCGCGCCTCGCTCGGGCACCGAAGAAGCCGCAACTGGTGGTGACGACCGCCAATGCGGCGGCGCAGCGGATGCTGTGCCCGGATCGGATCAAGGGGCTGGTGCGACGGTTCGAGGAAGGCAGCGAGATCGAGCGCGAGGCGCTGATCCAGCTGCTGCAGGCGAACGGCTATGCGCGGGTCGATTCGGTACACGACGCCGGGGAATATGCGGTGCGCGGCGCGATCGTCGATCTCTACCCCGCCGGCCTGGCGAGCGGCGTGCGGCTCGACTTCTTCGGCGACGAGATCGAGACGATGCGGGCCTTCGACCCGACCGATCAGCGGTCGACCGGGCGGGTCGATGGTTTCACGTTGATGCCCGCATCCGAAGCGCTCCTCGACGAGGAATCGATCAAGCGGTTCCGCAGCCGCTACCGCGAGAAATTCGGCGCCAACGCGACCAGCGATCCGCTGTACGAAGCGGTGAGCGATGGACGCCGTCTGGGCGGAATGGAACATTGGCTTCCGCTGTTCGAGGAGACGCTGGCCGATCTAACCGACTATGTCGGAACGGACGACGTCGTGCTGCGCGATGCCAACTGCGATGCCGCGGTCGGATCGCGGTTGGAGGCGGTCGAGGATTATTTCCAGAACCGGCGACGGATCGAGGCGAAGGAAGCCGGCAGCTATCGCCCCTTGAAGCCCGAGGCACTGTATCTGTCGGATGACGACTGGTCGCGGAGGAAGGCCGAGCTGCCGGTGCATCTGGCGACCCCCTTTCCCGCCCCCGACAGCGATGCGGTAATCGACATGGGCGTGGCGGGGCCGCGCGATTTCGCACCCGAACGCGCCCAGGGCACCAACGTGTACGAGGCGGTCGCGGACCATGTTTCCAAGCTGACCAAGGACGGGAAGACCGTGGTTCTGGCGAGCTATTCGAAGGGTGCGCGCGAGCGCCTCGACGGCTTGATCGAGGATCATGGTATCAAGTCGCGGCGGATGGCGGACAGCTGGCAGGAAGCGCTGGGCAAGAAGGCTCCCGCGCTGATGGTGCTGCCGCTCGACCACGGGTTCACGACCGACACGGTCGCGGTGTTGTCGGAACAGGACATGCTGGGCGACCGGCTCGTCCGGCGGCGCAAGAAGCGCAAGAGCGCCGACGCCTTCCTCGCCGAACTGTCGGCGATGACGCCGGGCGATCTGGTCGTCCACGAGGAACATGGCATCGCGAAGTATAACGGGCTGACGACGATCGACGTCGGCGGTTCGCCGCACGATTGCGTGGCGCTGGAGTATTCGGGCGAGGACAAGCTGTACGTTCCGGTCGAGAATATCGACATCCTGTCGCGGTATGGCGGCGCGGACGAAGCCGTCAGCCTGGACCGGTTGGGCGGCGAGGCATGGCAGCGGCGCAAGGCCAAGATGAAGGAGCGGATCCGCGAGATTGCGGGCAAGCTCATCAAGGTCGCCGCCGAACGGGCGCTTCGCGAGGGCGAGGCGGCGCAGCCCGATAGCGCCTTTCCGCAGTTCGTCGATCGCTTTCCCTACGAGGAGACCGACGACCAGGAACGGGCGATCGAGGAAGTGCTGGAGGATCTGGGGTCTGGCAAGCCGATGGACCGGCTCGTCTGTGGCGACGTCGGGTTCGGGAAGACCGAAGTGGCGCTGCGCGCGGCGTTTGTGAGTGCGATGGCGGGCAACCAGGTCGCGGTCATCGCGCCGACGACCATTCTCGCCCGCCAGCATTTCCAGAACTTCGTCGAACGGTTCCAGGGCTTCCCGATCAAGATCGGACGGATCAGCCGGCTGGTCTCGCCCGCCGAGGTGAAGGACACCAAGGAACGACTGGCGAACGGCGATCTCGACATCGTGATCGGCACGCACGCGCTGCTCGGCAAGACGGTGAAGTTCAAGAAACTGGGCCTCGTCGTGGTCGACGAGGAGCAGCATTTCGGCGTGACCCACAAGGAGAAGCTGAAGGCGCTCAAGAGCGACGTGCACGTCCTGACGCTGACCGCGACGCCGATCCCCCGGACGTTGCAGATGGCGATGACGGGGCTGCGCGATCTGTCGGTGATCATGACCCCGCCGGTCGACCGGTTGGCGGTGCGGACCTACGTCATGCCGCGCGATCCGGTGGTGATCCGCGAGGCGTTGCTGCGCGAACATTATCGCGGCGGGCAAAGCTTCTACGTGGCGCCGCGCATCGCCGACCTGCCGGACATCGAGGAATTCCTCCGCGAGGAGGTGCCCGAGATCAAGTTCCTCGTCGCGCACGGGCAGATGAGCCCGACCGAGGTCGAGGAGCGGATGAGCGCCTTTTACGACCGCAAGTATGACGTGTTGCTGTCGACGACGATCGTCGAGAGCGGGCTGGATATTCCGAGCGCGAATACGTTGATCGTCCATCGCGCCGATCGGTTCGGGCTGGCGCAGCTCTATCAGCTTCGCGGGCGCGTCGGGCGGTCGAAGACGCGGGCCTATGCCTATCTGACGACACCCGAGCCGCACCTGGTCAGCGAGAGTTCGGAGAAAAGGCTGCAGGTTCTGGCGAACCTCGACAGCCTCGGCGCGGGTTTCCAGCTCGCCAGCCACGATCTCGACCTGCGCGGCGCAGGCAATCTGCTCGGCGACGAACAGTCGGGGCATATCAAGGAAGTGGGCTTCGAACTCTACCAGTCGATGCTGGAAGAGGCGATCGTGCAACTGAAGGCGGATGGCGGGGCGTCGGGTGCGGGCGAAGCGCTCAATCCGCAGATCAACGTGGCGGCCCCGATCCTCATCCCCGAGGACTATGTCAGCGATCTCGATCTTCGCATGGGACTGTATCGCCGGTTGGGCGACCTCGAGAGCCGTGCGGACATCGACGAATTCGCGGCGGAGCTGATCGACCGGTTCGGCAAGCTGCCGGAGGAGACGCAGAACCTGCTCGAGGTCATCGAGATCAAGGTGAATTGTCGCAAGGCGCGGATCGCGAAGATGGACATCGGGGCCAAGGGCGCGGTGGTGACGTTCGCTTCCGACGGTTTCCCCGACGTTCCGGGCCTCATCACCTATATCGAGAAGCTGAAGGGGCAGGCGAAGCTGCGGCCCGACGGCAAGCTGGTCCTGTCGCGCAACTGGCCGGGCGAGCACGACCGGATCCACGGCGCGCTGCAATTGTCGCGCGGTCTCGGCCGCGTGGTGGCGGCGGGCCGCAAGAAAGCGAAGACGCCGGAGCCGGCCTAG
- a CDS encoding succinate dehydrogenase assembly factor 2, with product MDERRRALKYRSWHRGTREADMMIGGFFDRYQHLWTAEDMDWFDALLMEQDVDIMAWAIGTAEAPAKYQGPQLEKMKKLDFIRIAR from the coding sequence ATGGACGAGCGTCGCCGCGCCCTCAAGTATCGCAGCTGGCACCGCGGCACGCGCGAGGCCGACATGATGATCGGCGGTTTCTTCGACCGCTATCAGCATCTGTGGACCGCGGAGGACATGGACTGGTTCGACGCGCTGCTGATGGAACAGGACGTCGACATCATGGCGTGGGCGATCGGAACGGCGGAGGCACCCGCCAAATATCAGGGGCCGCAGTTGGAAAAGATGAAGAAGCTCGACTTCATCCGGATCGCGCGATGA
- the recG gene encoding ATP-dependent DNA helicase RecG: MRPEILHPLFATTDTLDGVGPKIAKALAKLKLDRLVDLLFHLPTGSIQRIATDTLGHHLVGQRIVITLTPIDLREGRGRAPLRVYARDGSDNMVALTFFNRAGWARQQFPLGEEVRVSGRLDAYGDDLQMVHPDVVKEEPPLREPVYPLSEGITNKRMREFIAQALKAAPALPEWIEPSVKADRDWLDWRGALAAAHGDTGNAAARARLGYDEVFANQLALLLIRQSARRTKTQPLQGDGSLSESLNLPFDLTGAQNRCVSEIRGDMAQDRPMLRLLQGDVGSGKTLVALLAMLEAVEAGAQAAMLAPTEILARQHYEGLKRLCDPIGVNVAILTGRDKGRVREATLMGLADGLIHILVGTHAIFQPAVSYKALGLIVVDEQHRFGVSQRLMLSEKGKRPPHLLAMTATPIPRTLTLTQYGEMEVSRIDELPPGRQPIETLVMSENRIDEIVAALERHIATGEQAYWVCPLVEESEKLDAAAAEERAASLKARLGDAVGLVHGRMRSEEKDAVMERFASGNLAILVATTVIEVGVDVPNATLMIIEGADRFGLAQLHQLRGRVGRGTGKSRCLLLRGDTLSETSRARLALMRETNDGFRIAEEDLRLRGPGEILGTRQSGDHSFRLVEPEDLPSIAPAAQADAQMLLDRDGGLEGERGKAARIALYLFERDAAVGLLKGG, from the coding sequence ATGCGGCCTGAAATCCTCCACCCCCTGTTCGCGACCACCGACACGCTGGACGGCGTGGGGCCCAAGATCGCGAAGGCGTTGGCAAAACTGAAACTCGACCGGCTCGTCGACCTGCTGTTCCACCTTCCGACAGGCAGCATCCAGCGGATCGCCACCGACACGCTCGGCCATCATCTGGTCGGCCAGCGGATCGTCATCACGCTCACCCCGATCGATCTGCGCGAGGGCAGGGGCCGGGCACCGCTCCGCGTCTATGCCCGCGACGGCAGCGACAATATGGTCGCGCTGACCTTCTTCAACCGCGCGGGCTGGGCTCGGCAGCAATTCCCGCTCGGAGAGGAAGTGCGCGTCTCGGGCCGCCTCGACGCCTATGGCGACGATCTCCAGATGGTCCACCCCGACGTCGTGAAGGAAGAGCCGCCGCTACGCGAACCCGTCTATCCGCTTTCAGAAGGCATCACGAACAAACGGATGCGCGAGTTCATCGCGCAGGCGCTGAAGGCCGCGCCGGCCCTTCCCGAATGGATCGAACCCTCCGTGAAGGCGGATCGCGACTGGCTCGACTGGCGCGGTGCGCTTGCGGCCGCGCACGGCGATACCGGCAATGCCGCTGCCCGCGCCCGTCTCGGCTATGACGAAGTCTTCGCCAACCAGCTCGCGCTCCTCCTCATTCGCCAGTCCGCCCGCCGAACCAAAACCCAACCGCTTCAAGGCGACGGGAGCCTGTCCGAAAGTCTGAACCTCCCTTTCGATCTCACCGGCGCGCAGAACCGCTGCGTCTCCGAAATTCGCGGCGACATGGCGCAGGACCGCCCCATGCTCCGTCTCCTTCAAGGCGATGTCGGATCGGGCAAGACGCTGGTGGCGCTGCTGGCGATGCTGGAAGCGGTCGAGGCGGGTGCGCAGGCCGCCATGCTCGCCCCCACGGAAATCCTCGCGAGGCAGCATTACGAAGGGCTGAAGCGCCTGTGCGACCCGATCGGGGTCAACGTCGCCATCCTGACGGGGCGCGACAAGGGCAGGGTGCGCGAGGCGACCCTCATGGGACTCGCCGACGGTTTGATCCACATCCTGGTCGGAACACACGCCATCTTCCAGCCTGCGGTCAGCTATAAGGCGCTCGGTCTGATCGTGGTCGACGAGCAGCACCGCTTCGGTGTGTCGCAGCGCCTGATGCTGTCCGAGAAAGGAAAGCGTCCGCCGCACCTCCTCGCCATGACCGCGACCCCGATCCCGCGCACCCTGACGCTGACCCAATATGGCGAGATGGAGGTCAGCCGCATCGACGAACTGCCGCCCGGACGACAGCCGATCGAGACGCTGGTGATGAGCGAAAACCGTATCGACGAGATCGTCGCCGCGCTCGAACGTCATATCGCCACCGGCGAACAGGCCTATTGGGTCTGCCCGCTGGTCGAGGAATCGGAGAAGCTCGACGCCGCCGCCGCGGAAGAGCGCGCGGCTTCGCTGAAAGCGCGGCTCGGCGATGCGGTCGGCCTCGTTCACGGCCGCATGCGGAGCGAGGAAAAGGACGCGGTGATGGAGCGGTTCGCGAGCGGCAATCTCGCAATCCTCGTCGCGACGACCGTCATCGAAGTGGGGGTCGATGTGCCTAATGCCACGCTGATGATCATCGAAGGCGCCGACCGCTTCGGTCTCGCCCAGTTGCATCAACTGCGCGGTCGTGTCGGGCGCGGCACCGGCAAGTCGCGATGCTTGCTGCTACGGGGAGACACTCTGTCCGAGACCTCGCGTGCACGTCTCGCACTGATGCGCGAAACCAACGACGGCTTCCGCATCGCCGAGGAAGATCTGCGCCTTCGCGGTCCCGGCGAAATCCTCGGCACCCGCCAGTCGGGCGATCACAGTTTCAGGCTTGTCGAACCCGAGGACCTGCCCAGTATTGCCCCCGCCGCGCAGGCCGATGCGCAAATGCTGCTCGATCGCGACGGTGGCCTGGAAGGCGAACGGGGAAAGGCCGCCCGCATCGCACTCTACCTGTTCGAACGCGATGCGGCGGTCGGTTTGCTGAAGGGGGGCTAG
- the tyrS gene encoding tyrosine--tRNA ligase yields the protein MTTYQSELMRVLAARDYIHQTTDAAGLDALASKQVVPGYIGFDATAPSLHVGSLVQIMLLRRLQQAGHKPIVLMGGGTTKVGDPTGRDDSRKLLDDEAIAANIAGIRKVFERFLSFDDGPTGAIMVNNDDWLGKLNYLDLLRDVGPHFTINRMLTFDSVRLRLEREQPMTFLEFNYMILQGYDFRELHQRHDCRLQMGGSDQWGNIVNGIELTRRMGGGEDLFGVTTPLITTADGKKMGKTAAGAVWLDGDMLSPYDYWQFWRNTADGDVVKFLKLFTDVPLTEIDRMAQLSGADINEAKIALANEATTMLHGEDAAREAAATAKRTFEEGASDANLPSLSTGGEVSILAALVGLNFCASNGEAKRKIKEGAVKLDDQVVSDPQLLVTVLGEPAKLSLGKKKHGLLLP from the coding sequence ATGACGACCTACCAGAGCGAATTGATGCGCGTGCTCGCGGCGCGCGACTACATCCACCAGACGACCGACGCGGCGGGTCTCGACGCGCTCGCATCGAAACAGGTGGTGCCGGGCTATATCGGGTTCGACGCGACCGCGCCGAGCCTGCATGTCGGAAGCTTGGTGCAGATCATGCTGCTGCGGCGACTTCAGCAGGCGGGTCACAAACCGATCGTGCTGATGGGCGGCGGCACGACCAAGGTCGGCGATCCGACGGGACGCGACGACAGCCGCAAGCTGCTCGACGACGAAGCGATCGCGGCGAACATCGCGGGCATCCGCAAGGTGTTCGAAAGGTTTCTGTCGTTCGATGACGGTCCGACCGGCGCGATCATGGTCAACAACGACGACTGGCTGGGGAAGCTCAACTATCTCGACCTGCTGCGCGACGTCGGCCCGCACTTCACCATCAACCGGATGCTGACGTTCGACAGCGTGCGGCTGCGGCTCGAACGCGAGCAGCCGATGACGTTTCTCGAGTTCAACTACATGATTCTGCAGGGCTACGATTTCCGTGAACTGCACCAGCGGCACGATTGTCGGCTTCAGATGGGCGGATCGGACCAGTGGGGCAATATCGTCAACGGGATCGAACTGACGCGGCGCATGGGCGGCGGAGAGGATTTGTTCGGGGTCACCACCCCGCTGATCACGACCGCGGACGGCAAGAAGATGGGCAAGACCGCAGCCGGTGCGGTGTGGCTCGATGGCGATATGCTGAGCCCTTATGACTACTGGCAGTTCTGGCGAAATACCGCGGACGGCGACGTGGTGAAATTCCTCAAGCTCTTCACCGACGTGCCGCTGACCGAGATCGATCGGATGGCGCAGTTGTCGGGCGCCGACATCAACGAGGCGAAGATCGCGTTGGCCAACGAGGCGACCACAATGCTGCACGGCGAGGATGCGGCGCGCGAGGCGGCAGCCACGGCCAAGCGGACGTTCGAGGAAGGCGCGTCGGACGCGAACCTGCCGAGCCTGTCGACGGGCGGAGAAGTCAGCATTCTGGCGGCGTTGGTGGGCCTCAACTTCTGTGCCTCGAACGGGGAGGCCAAGCGCAAGATCAAGGAAGGCGCAGTCAAGCTGGACGATCAGGTCGTCAGCGATCCGCAGCTTCTGGTGACCGTTCTTGGGGAGCCGGCGAAGCTGTCACTGGGAAAGAAGAAGCACGGGCTGTTGCTGCCCTAG
- a CDS encoding DOMON-like domain-containing protein yields the protein MMQLVPHRDHPTPQVERLTVEAREEDGILSLRYRLRGDLDALMLPAFASLRREDRLWRSTCFEIFLRHNATAYREYNFAPDGRWSAYRFANYRHARSNLANQVRIATERDGDDYVMRAHLVGQPIIGHRVGLSAIIEATDGTKGYFALAHPAGAADFHHDDCFAILGEEI from the coding sequence ATGATGCAGCTCGTCCCCCACCGCGACCATCCGACCCCCCAAGTCGAGCGGCTGACGGTGGAGGCGCGCGAGGAAGACGGCATCCTCTCGCTGCGCTATCGATTGCGGGGCGATCTCGACGCCCTGATGCTTCCGGCCTTCGCGAGCCTGCGGCGCGAGGACCGGCTATGGCGCTCGACCTGCTTCGAGATTTTCCTGCGTCACAATGCCACCGCCTATCGCGAGTATAATTTCGCGCCCGACGGGCGTTGGTCGGCCTATCGTTTCGCGAATTATCGGCATGCGCGCTCCAACCTCGCCAACCAAGTCAGGATCGCCACCGAACGCGACGGCGACGACTATGTCATGCGGGCGCATCTTGTCGGTCAGCCGATCATCGGCCACCGCGTCGGGCTTTCCGCCATCATCGAGGCGACCGACGGGACCAAGGGATATTTCGCCCTTGCCCATCCGGCAGGCGCAGCCGATTTCCATCACGACGACTGTTTCGCCATTCTGGGAGAAGAGATTTGA
- a CDS encoding exo-beta-N-acetylmuramidase NamZ family protein codes for MKFGIDRLLEDETLRRELKGRKVALCGHPASVSERLIHSMDALAGLDDIDLAAAFGPQHGMKGDKQYNMVESESYIDPVHGVPVHSLYGEVRRPTDAMMEGWDVVLVDLQDVGCRIYTFLTTLLYLLEAGATHGKAVWVLDRPNPAGRPIEGPKLRSGYESFVGAGPIPMRHGMTLGEMGHWFVRHFDLDVDYRVVEMQAYEPDGPGHGWPGDRVWINPSPNAPSVNMARAYAGTVMVEGTHLTEGRGTTRPLEIFGAPDINARTVIAEMQRLAPHWLTGCALREIWFEPTFYKHAGSLCHGVHIHAEGPGYDHAAFKAWRVQSLAFKAIRAIFPEYDLWRGLDYEYEYTSGRPAIDIINGGPALREWVDDEDATPDDLDALAIPDEKAWAEERRPFLLY; via the coding sequence TTGAAGTTCGGCATCGACCGTCTGCTCGAGGACGAGACCCTTCGCCGCGAATTGAAGGGCCGCAAGGTCGCCCTGTGCGGTCATCCCGCTTCGGTCAGCGAGCGCCTCATCCATTCGATGGACGCGTTGGCGGGCCTCGACGACATCGATCTCGCCGCCGCTTTCGGTCCCCAGCACGGGATGAAGGGCGACAAGCAGTACAATATGGTCGAAAGCGAGAGCTACATCGACCCGGTCCACGGGGTCCCCGTCCATTCGCTCTACGGCGAGGTGCGACGTCCGACCGACGCCATGATGGAAGGCTGGGACGTCGTCCTCGTCGACCTGCAGGATGTCGGCTGCCGTATCTATACCTTCCTCACGACCCTGCTCTACCTGCTCGAAGCGGGCGCGACGCATGGCAAGGCCGTATGGGTTCTCGACCGCCCCAATCCCGCGGGCCGTCCGATCGAGGGACCCAAGCTACGCTCGGGCTACGAAAGTTTCGTCGGAGCAGGTCCGATCCCGATGCGGCACGGCATGACATTGGGAGAGATGGGGCATTGGTTCGTCAGGCATTTCGATCTCGACGTCGATTATCGCGTCGTCGAAATGCAGGCGTACGAGCCCGACGGCCCCGGCCATGGATGGCCCGGGGATCGCGTCTGGATCAATCCGTCGCCCAATGCGCCAAGCGTGAACATGGCGCGGGCCTATGCGGGCACGGTGATGGTGGAGGGCACCCACCTGACCGAGGGCAGGGGGACGACCCGCCCGCTCGAGATTTTCGGCGCGCCCGACATCAATGCGCGAACCGTCATCGCCGAGATGCAGCGTCTGGCGCCGCACTGGCTGACGGGCTGCGCTTTGCGCGAGATCTGGTTCGAGCCGACCTTCTACAAACATGCGGGATCGCTGTGCCACGGCGTGCACATCCATGCGGAGGGGCCGGGCTACGACCATGCGGCCTTCAAGGCATGGCGCGTCCAGTCGCTGGCGTTCAAGGCGATCCGGGCGATCTTCCCCGAATACGATCTCTGGCGCGGCCTCGACTATGAGTATGAATATACCTCGGGTCGCCCCGCCATCGACATCATCAACGGCGGCCCCGCGCTGCGGGAGTGGGTCGACGATGAGGACGCGACGCCGGATGACCTCGATGCCTTGGCGATCCCCGACGAAAAAGCGTGGGCCGAGGAGCGCCGACCGTTCCTCCTATATTGA
- a CDS encoding class I SAM-dependent methyltransferase: MPDYTDLFDQRGSSYDRAMQAFPAARAEEFRQLLAPLVPRSAMIIGDVPAGGGYLRAYIAEGCEWVRHEPCADFTTHAGQDQTERNGVALYPFPWKDESIDAVVSLAGIHHLEDKRRFFAEAHRVTRPQGDFVVSDVARDHPVAAFLDEFVGAYNSTGHEGLYLDEGTGEELRSAGWSIVDDRANDYHWVFPDRSAMIAFVRRLFDIGTIEDGEIGAAIDDRLGVDDLRSGQVGMRWGLRTIHARRIAK, from the coding sequence ATGCCCGACTATACCGACCTCTTCGACCAGCGAGGATCGAGTTACGATCGCGCCATGCAGGCGTTTCCCGCTGCGCGGGCAGAAGAGTTTCGCCAACTGCTCGCACCCCTCGTTCCCCGCTCTGCGATGATCATCGGCGATGTGCCCGCCGGGGGCGGCTATCTTCGCGCCTACATTGCGGAAGGATGCGAATGGGTACGGCACGAACCCTGTGCCGATTTCACCACCCATGCGGGCCAGGATCAAACCGAGCGAAACGGGGTCGCTCTCTATCCCTTCCCCTGGAAGGACGAGAGCATCGACGCTGTCGTCAGTCTGGCGGGGATCCACCATCTCGAGGACAAGCGTCGCTTCTTCGCCGAGGCCCACCGCGTCACCCGTCCGCAGGGCGATTTCGTCGTGTCCGACGTCGCGCGCGATCATCCGGTTGCCGCGTTTCTCGACGAATTCGTCGGCGCATACAATTCGACCGGACACGAGGGCCTCTATCTCGACGAGGGGACCGGGGAGGAGCTTCGCTCTGCCGGCTGGTCGATCGTCGATGACCGCGCCAACGACTATCACTGGGTATTCCCCGATCGATCCGCCATGATCGCCTTCGTCCGCCGTCTCTTCGACATCGGTACGATCGAGGACGGCGAGATCGGTGCGGCAATCGACGATCGACTGGGCGTCGATGATCTTCGGTCCGGGCAAGTCGGGATGCGCTGGGGCCTGCGGACCATCCATGCGCGTCGGATTGCCAAGTGA